A region from the Actinoplanes sp. OR16 genome encodes:
- a CDS encoding glycoside hydrolase family 65 protein, which translates to MIRERAYPVDPWHIRETRLDLDLLAQSESVFALSNGHIGIRGNLDEGEPHGLPGTYLNSFYELRPLPHAEAGYGFPESGQTMVNVTNAKLVRLLVNDEPFDVRYGELRSHERCLDLRAGTLERIVEWVSPSGQGVRVRTVRLVSFTQRAIVAFLYEVEPLESAARLILQSELVANEQLPPMSKDPRVAAVLDRPLQAEEMMEQRTGGILVHRTKASDLRMAAAMEHLVETPGRHAITTEGHPDWLRTTVACRLEPGQKLRVVKLAAYGWSSMRSLPALRDQVGAALASARLDGWEGLVQQQQEYLDAFWDHSDVKVEGDAEVQQAVRFGLFHTLQAGARAEKRPIGSKGLTGPGYDGHTFWDAETFVLPALTYTQPSAAADVLRWRHSTLDLARERAQTLGLQGAAFPWRTIRGQECSGYWPAGTAGFHIAADIADAVRRYVQATGDYDFEREVGLELLVETARLWRSLGHHDRHGRFHIDGVTGPDEYTAVVNDNIYTNLMAQQNLMTAVEACKRHPDLARKFGVDDEEAASWRDAAAAVHIPYDKELGVHQQCEGFTRLQEWDFENTPPEGYPLLLNFPYFDLYRKQVIKQADLVMAMFLRGDAFTPEEKSRNFAYYDARTVRDSSLSACVQAVLAAETGHLELAHDYLGEAALMDLHDLHQNARDGVHVASLAGTWMSLVAGLGGMRDFNGQLSFAPRLPSRINNLEFSLLWRGLRLRVSVTGDEVTYSLRNGGGSARLTLLHHGKEIEVTQVRPVTMAIPPAGTVGPAPSQPHGRAPVRRATH; encoded by the coding sequence GTGATCCGTGAACGGGCCTACCCCGTCGACCCTTGGCACATCCGGGAGACCCGGCTCGACCTGGACCTGCTGGCCCAGTCCGAGTCGGTGTTCGCTCTCTCGAACGGCCACATCGGGATACGCGGAAACCTGGACGAGGGCGAGCCGCACGGCCTGCCCGGCACCTACCTCAACTCGTTCTACGAGCTGCGGCCGCTGCCGCACGCCGAGGCGGGGTACGGTTTCCCCGAGTCCGGCCAGACGATGGTCAACGTGACGAACGCCAAGCTGGTGCGCCTGCTCGTCAACGACGAGCCGTTCGACGTGCGCTACGGCGAGCTGCGGTCCCACGAGCGCTGCCTGGACCTGCGGGCCGGCACGCTGGAGCGGATCGTGGAGTGGGTGTCCCCGTCCGGCCAGGGCGTCCGGGTCCGCACCGTGCGTCTGGTCTCGTTCACGCAGCGGGCCATTGTCGCCTTCCTCTACGAGGTGGAGCCCCTGGAGAGCGCCGCCCGGCTGATCCTGCAGTCCGAGCTGGTGGCGAACGAGCAGCTGCCGCCGATGAGCAAGGACCCGCGGGTCGCCGCGGTGCTGGACCGGCCGCTGCAGGCCGAGGAGATGATGGAGCAGCGCACCGGCGGCATCCTGGTGCACCGCACCAAGGCCAGTGACCTGCGGATGGCCGCTGCCATGGAGCACCTGGTGGAGACCCCGGGCCGGCACGCCATCACCACCGAGGGGCACCCCGACTGGCTGCGGACCACCGTCGCGTGCCGCCTGGAGCCCGGCCAGAAGCTGCGGGTGGTCAAGCTGGCGGCGTACGGCTGGTCCAGCATGCGCTCGCTGCCCGCCCTGCGCGACCAGGTCGGCGCGGCTCTCGCCAGCGCCCGCCTGGACGGCTGGGAGGGCCTGGTCCAGCAGCAGCAGGAATACCTGGACGCCTTCTGGGACCACTCGGACGTCAAGGTCGAGGGCGACGCGGAGGTGCAGCAGGCGGTCCGCTTCGGCCTCTTCCACACACTGCAGGCCGGCGCCCGGGCGGAGAAGCGCCCGATCGGCTCGAAGGGCCTCACCGGCCCCGGCTACGACGGCCACACCTTCTGGGACGCCGAGACGTTCGTGCTGCCGGCTCTCACCTACACCCAGCCCTCCGCGGCGGCCGACGTGCTGCGCTGGCGGCACTCGACGCTGGACCTGGCCCGGGAGCGGGCTCAGACACTCGGCCTGCAGGGCGCCGCGTTCCCGTGGCGGACCATCCGCGGCCAGGAGTGCTCGGGGTACTGGCCGGCGGGCACGGCGGGCTTCCACATCGCCGCCGACATCGCCGATGCGGTCCGGCGGTACGTCCAGGCGACCGGCGACTACGACTTCGAGCGTGAGGTCGGCCTGGAGCTGCTGGTCGAGACGGCCCGGCTGTGGCGTTCGCTCGGCCACCACGACCGGCACGGCCGCTTCCACATCGACGGGGTGACCGGCCCGGACGAGTACACCGCCGTGGTGAACGACAACATCTACACCAACCTGATGGCCCAGCAGAACCTGATGACCGCGGTCGAGGCCTGCAAGCGTCACCCGGACCTGGCCCGCAAGTTCGGCGTGGACGACGAGGAGGCTGCCTCCTGGCGTGACGCGGCGGCCGCGGTGCACATCCCGTACGACAAGGAGCTCGGGGTCCACCAGCAGTGTGAGGGCTTCACCCGGCTCCAGGAGTGGGACTTCGAGAACACCCCGCCGGAGGGCTATCCGCTGCTGCTGAACTTCCCGTACTTCGACCTGTACCGCAAACAGGTCATCAAGCAGGCCGACCTGGTGATGGCGATGTTCCTCCGGGGGGACGCGTTCACCCCCGAGGAGAAGTCGCGCAACTTCGCCTACTACGACGCGCGGACCGTCCGGGACTCCTCCCTGTCCGCCTGCGTCCAGGCGGTGCTGGCGGCCGAGACCGGGCACCTGGAGCTGGCTCACGACTATCTGGGCGAGGCCGCCCTGATGGACCTGCACGACCTGCACCAGAACGCCCGGGACGGCGTGCACGTGGCGTCCCTGGCCGGTACCTGGATGTCGCTGGTGGCGGGCCTCGGCGGCATGCGGGACTTCAACGGTCAGCTGAGCTTCGCCCCGCGGCTGCCCAGCCGGATCAACAACCTGGAGTTCTCGCTGCTCTGGCGCGGCCTGCGGCTGCGGGTCAGCGTGACCGGCGACGAGGTGACGTACTCACTGCGCAACGGCGGCGGCTCGGCCCGGCTCACCCTGCTGCACCACGGCAAGGAGATCGAGGTCACCCAGGTCCGTCCGGTGACCATGGCGATCCCGCCGGCCGGAACGGTCGGCCCGGCGCCGAGCCAGCCGCACGGCCGGGCGCCGGTCAGGCGAGCCACTCACTGA
- a CDS encoding ABC transporter ATP-binding protein codes for MADTDLVPTVIADNAHIIYKVHSSASPGSGSPLASFKRLVTNSKAANVKEVHAVKGVSFTAYKGEAIGLIGSNGSGKSTLLRAVAGLLPVSKGAIYAAGQPSLLGVNAALMNELPGERNVELGCLAMGMSPAEVAAKKDEIIEFSGINERGDFSSYPMRTYSSGMAARLKFSIAAAKKHDVLLIDEALATGDAKFRRRSEQRVRELRAEAGTVFLVSHSEQSIRDTCDRCIWLESGLIRADGPTDEVMREYEAYMRK; via the coding sequence GTGGCTGACACCGACCTCGTCCCGACCGTCATCGCGGACAACGCCCACATCATCTACAAGGTGCACAGCTCGGCCTCGCCGGGCAGCGGCAGCCCGCTCGCCAGCTTCAAGCGCCTCGTGACGAACTCCAAGGCGGCGAACGTCAAAGAGGTGCACGCGGTGAAGGGCGTGAGCTTCACGGCGTACAAGGGTGAGGCCATCGGCCTGATCGGCAGCAACGGATCCGGCAAGTCGACGCTGCTGCGTGCCGTCGCCGGCCTGCTGCCGGTGTCGAAGGGCGCGATCTACGCGGCCGGCCAGCCCTCGCTGCTCGGCGTGAACGCGGCCCTGATGAACGAGCTGCCCGGCGAGCGCAACGTCGAGCTGGGCTGCCTCGCGATGGGCATGTCGCCGGCCGAGGTGGCGGCGAAGAAGGACGAGATCATCGAGTTCTCCGGCATCAACGAGCGCGGCGACTTCTCGTCGTACCCGATGCGGACGTACTCCTCCGGCATGGCCGCCCGCCTGAAGTTCTCGATCGCCGCGGCGAAGAAGCACGACGTGCTGCTGATCGACGAGGCGCTGGCGACCGGTGACGCGAAGTTCCGCCGGCGCAGCGAGCAGCGGGTCCGCGAACTGCGGGCCGAGGCCGGCACGGTGTTCCTGGTCAGCCACAGCGAGCAGTCGATCCGAGACACCTGCGACCGGTGCATCTGGCTGGAGTCGGGCCTGATCCGCGCCGACGGGCCGACCGACGAAGTGATGCGCGAGTACGAGGCGTACATGCGCAAGTGA
- a CDS encoding ABC transporter permease — protein MPETAVAETGTELSPKELARRHGLTASGRLPRLPEYTRQLWSYRHFIQSHASAKVSSSLGNTKLGLVWQVLTPIINAAVYYLIFGVIIGTSKGIDNFPAYLCIGVFVFQFTQSIVQSGINAITGNLGLIRALHFPRASLPLSAALVEIRNFMVALLVLMGIVLITGEPITVEWLLLIPLLALQSFFNTGLGMFMARYGSKNRDIKQLIPFIMRFWMYGSAVLYPVTLFTEKLDGWQLALVEANPMLIFIELFRHALLENVTLAGTPTMLWIQALAWSVVVGVGGYVYFWRGEKGYGRG, from the coding sequence ATGCCAGAGACGGCGGTCGCCGAGACCGGCACCGAGCTCTCGCCCAAGGAGCTCGCTCGCCGGCACGGTCTGACAGCGTCCGGGCGGCTACCCAGGCTGCCCGAATACACGCGTCAGCTGTGGTCGTACCGGCATTTCATTCAGTCGCACGCCAGCGCGAAGGTGTCGTCCTCACTCGGCAACACCAAGCTCGGCCTGGTGTGGCAGGTCCTCACACCGATCATCAACGCCGCGGTCTACTACCTGATCTTCGGCGTGATCATCGGGACCAGCAAGGGCATCGACAATTTCCCGGCGTACCTGTGCATCGGCGTGTTCGTGTTCCAGTTCACGCAGTCGATCGTGCAGTCCGGGATCAACGCGATCACCGGCAACCTCGGCCTGATCCGGGCGCTGCACTTCCCCCGGGCCAGCCTGCCGCTCTCCGCCGCCCTGGTCGAGATCCGCAACTTCATGGTCGCCCTGCTGGTGCTGATGGGCATCGTCCTGATCACCGGCGAGCCGATCACCGTCGAGTGGCTGCTGCTGATCCCGCTGCTGGCCCTCCAGTCGTTCTTCAACACCGGCCTGGGCATGTTCATGGCGCGGTACGGCTCGAAGAACCGTGACATCAAGCAGCTGATCCCGTTCATCATGCGGTTCTGGATGTACGGCTCGGCCGTCCTCTACCCGGTGACCCTGTTCACCGAGAAGCTCGACGGCTGGCAGCTGGCGCTGGTCGAGGCGAACCCGATGCTGATCTTCATCGAGCTGTTCCGCCACGCGCTGCTGGAGAACGTCACGCTGGCCGGCACGCCGACCATGCTGTGGATCCAGGCGCTCGCGTGGAGCGTCGTCGTGGGCGTCGGCGGATACGTCTACTTCTGGCGCGGAGAGAAGGGCTACGGCCGTGGCTGA
- a CDS encoding TetR/AcrR family transcriptional regulator: MATVKRAPAGAAVLRGDITVAIRNAVMNELAEVGYGRLSIEAVARRAGVGKTAIYRRWSNKLEMVMEIVSDVAERKVPLPDTGSFAGDLELLMMIVSRALQHRIASQIIPDLMAEAARNPQIAETLQRALRIHQQALAEKLVGQAVTRGELPEGTDAGLAVDLMLGPLYWRLAIAREPIGDDYLEQLAQAVTGALKAAA, encoded by the coding sequence GTGGCGACAGTTAAGCGCGCACCTGCCGGAGCGGCGGTGCTCCGAGGCGACATCACCGTGGCGATCCGTAACGCGGTCATGAACGAGTTGGCGGAAGTCGGCTACGGCCGATTGTCCATCGAGGCGGTTGCCCGCCGTGCGGGGGTCGGCAAGACCGCGATCTACCGGCGGTGGAGCAACAAACTGGAGATGGTCATGGAGATCGTCTCCGACGTCGCGGAGCGGAAGGTGCCGCTGCCCGACACCGGTAGCTTCGCCGGCGACCTCGAGCTGCTCATGATGATCGTGAGCCGGGCCCTGCAGCACCGGATCGCGTCCCAGATCATCCCGGACCTGATGGCCGAGGCGGCCCGCAACCCGCAGATCGCCGAGACCCTGCAACGGGCGCTGCGGATACACCAGCAGGCCCTGGCCGAGAAGCTGGTCGGCCAGGCGGTCACCCGCGGTGAGCTCCCCGAGGGCACCGACGCCGGCCTCGCCGTCGATCTGATGCTCGGCCCGCTCTACTGGCGTCTGGCGATCGCCCGGGAGCCGATCGGGGACGACTACCTCGAACAGCTCGCCCAGGCCGTCACCGGGGCTCTCAAGGCCGCCGCCTGA
- a CDS encoding Atu4866 domain-containing protein, whose amino-acid sequence MTTPCEPRVDFTVLDAAALLAIAMGGASDLTTRPAYSPPKVVAGAAVVGAWRSPDGVVQLRLHTDGTYAGEVAGRRQAARGTYDIEGADVVLHDESGINTPVHILDGELEMAGHRLIPIGA is encoded by the coding sequence ATGACCACCCCCTGCGAGCCCCGCGTCGACTTCACCGTGCTCGACGCCGCCGCCCTCCTCGCGATCGCCATGGGCGGCGCCTCCGACCTCACCACACGTCCGGCGTACAGCCCGCCGAAGGTGGTGGCCGGCGCCGCGGTGGTCGGCGCGTGGCGCAGTCCCGACGGCGTCGTGCAACTGCGGCTGCACACCGACGGCACGTACGCCGGTGAGGTGGCCGGGCGTCGCCAGGCCGCGCGCGGCACCTACGACATCGAGGGCGCCGACGTGGTGCTGCACGACGAATCGGGCATCAACACCCCGGTGCACATCCTCGACGGCGAGCTGGAGATGGCCGGCCACCGGTTGATTCCGATCGGCGCGTGA
- a CDS encoding rhodanese-like domain-containing protein, with translation MVIRGIAEILADARARLRRLDPAQTAAAVRDGAILIDIRPAAQRAEHGEIPGALVIERNVLEWRLDPRSDARLPFANNYDLQVIVTCQEGYTSSLAAASLQDLGLHRATDLAGGYAAWQAAGLPTQFG, from the coding sequence ATGGTGATCAGGGGGATCGCGGAGATCCTCGCCGACGCACGCGCCCGGCTGCGGCGGCTCGACCCCGCGCAGACCGCCGCGGCGGTGCGCGACGGCGCGATCCTGATCGACATCCGCCCGGCCGCGCAGCGGGCCGAGCACGGTGAGATCCCGGGCGCGCTCGTGATCGAGCGCAACGTCCTGGAGTGGCGGCTCGACCCCCGCTCGGACGCGCGCCTGCCGTTCGCGAACAACTACGACCTGCAGGTGATCGTCACCTGTCAGGAGGGGTACACCAGCAGTCTGGCCGCCGCCTCGCTGCAGGACCTCGGCCTGCACCGGGCCACCGACCTGGCCGGTGGCTACGCCGCGTGGCAGGCCGCCGGGCTGCCCACTCAGTTCGGGTAG
- a CDS encoding cysteine dioxygenase family protein: MTAVGVRLDHLAIAQQYAAAPEQWPVAPRFSPVERWYHRLAVTDDYEVWLLTWLPGQGTEIHDHGGSAGAFHVFQGTLVEDTVANSRGGARVVSRELGEGAGRRFGEHHVHRMTNLSTQPAVSVHVYGPALTTMTKYRLGPEGLEILTVERAGSEW; this comes from the coding sequence ATGACCGCCGTCGGAGTCCGTCTCGACCATCTCGCCATCGCGCAGCAGTACGCGGCAGCGCCCGAGCAGTGGCCGGTGGCTCCCCGCTTCAGCCCGGTCGAGCGGTGGTACCACCGGCTGGCCGTCACCGACGACTACGAGGTCTGGCTGCTCACCTGGCTGCCAGGTCAGGGCACCGAGATCCACGACCACGGCGGCTCGGCCGGCGCGTTCCACGTCTTCCAGGGCACCCTGGTCGAGGACACCGTGGCGAACAGCCGCGGCGGGGCCCGGGTCGTGTCGCGTGAGCTCGGTGAAGGTGCGGGCCGCCGGTTCGGCGAGCACCACGTGCACCGGATGACGAACCTCTCCACCCAGCCGGCGGTCAGCGTGCACGTGTACGGCCCGGCGCTCACCACCATGACGAAGTACCGCCTCGGCCCGGAGGGTCTCGAGATCCTGACCGTCGAGCGCGCGGGGTCCGAATGGTGA
- a CDS encoding neprosin family prolyl endopeptidase, whose product MLKSRRGLLAAGLTAAVIGTIGVVSTLNAGAEQIPGEAPASATAVAEEPLLTPPAKLPWGARPHSIRTGRDGASSKSLKAAGLIAAAPDEQSEEQAEDEAPKGRTSRTTFVKSERTEILPPDPPPTATTSPAAAKPTVNYLYSVGTQAAVSDGAYANLTISKPKLDKEDYHSLAELAVQSADGRQIVEVGWTVDRLVNGDDDPHLFVYHWVDRKTTCYNTCGWVQYSKNITPGDVLAQDKTARFGIQFFNDAWWVAFDSEWVGYFPGKIWGDKFTKTGLVQVFGEVAAASPTPCTEMGNGVGAGDTAAARVGSVSYLNGPAVDMSVRATSEVYAVNRLSARTFRYGGPGAC is encoded by the coding sequence GTGTTGAAGTCACGCCGCGGACTGCTCGCGGCCGGTCTCACCGCAGCGGTGATCGGCACGATCGGTGTCGTCTCGACCCTCAACGCCGGGGCGGAACAGATTCCCGGGGAGGCGCCGGCCTCCGCGACCGCCGTCGCCGAGGAGCCCCTCCTCACCCCGCCGGCCAAGCTGCCCTGGGGCGCCCGCCCGCACAGCATCCGGACCGGCCGGGACGGCGCCAGCAGCAAGTCGCTCAAGGCGGCCGGCTTGATCGCCGCAGCGCCCGACGAGCAGAGCGAGGAGCAGGCCGAGGACGAGGCCCCGAAGGGGCGTACGTCGCGGACCACGTTCGTGAAGTCGGAGAGGACCGAGATCCTCCCGCCGGACCCGCCGCCGACCGCCACCACAAGCCCGGCAGCGGCCAAGCCGACGGTCAACTACCTCTACAGCGTCGGCACCCAGGCCGCGGTCTCCGACGGGGCCTACGCCAACCTCACCATCAGTAAGCCCAAGCTGGACAAGGAGGACTACCACTCGCTGGCCGAGCTGGCCGTGCAGTCCGCCGACGGCCGGCAGATCGTCGAGGTCGGCTGGACCGTGGACCGCCTGGTCAACGGCGACGACGACCCGCACCTGTTCGTCTACCACTGGGTCGACCGGAAGACCACCTGCTACAACACCTGCGGCTGGGTGCAGTACAGCAAGAACATCACCCCGGGCGACGTGCTGGCGCAGGACAAGACCGCCCGGTTCGGCATCCAGTTCTTCAACGACGCGTGGTGGGTGGCGTTCGACAGCGAGTGGGTCGGCTACTTCCCCGGCAAGATCTGGGGTGACAAGTTCACCAAGACCGGCCTCGTGCAGGTCTTCGGCGAGGTCGCCGCGGCCAGCCCGACCCCGTGCACCGAGATGGGCAACGGCGTGGGCGCCGGCGACACCGCCGCGGCCCGGGTGGGCAGCGTGTCCTACCTGAACGGTCCGGCCGTCGACATGAGCGTCCGCGCCACCAGCGAGGTCTACGCGGTCAACCGGCTGAGTGCCCGGACCTTCCGGTACGGCGGCCCCGGCGCCTGCTGA
- a CDS encoding sigma-70 family RNA polymerase sigma factor — MKRRVSPDEQLMTALYTEHYSVLINFVSRYVSDRHKAEDLVQETLLRAWKHIDHLDPEPGRTRSYLLTIARNVVTNAWRAEQRRPRLVADENAVNSVPSADNVDQMVEGWLVAEALERLSPEHRAVIQAMYYEGQSVADASRKLSVPEGTVKSRAYYAVRALRTVFEEMGMLR; from the coding sequence ATGAAGCGACGGGTGAGCCCCGACGAGCAGCTGATGACCGCGCTCTACACCGAGCACTACTCAGTCCTGATCAACTTTGTGTCCCGATACGTCTCGGACCGGCACAAAGCCGAGGACCTGGTGCAGGAGACTCTGTTACGGGCCTGGAAGCACATCGACCATCTGGACCCGGAACCGGGCCGGACCAGGTCGTACCTTCTGACCATCGCCCGGAACGTGGTGACCAACGCGTGGCGCGCCGAGCAGCGCCGCCCACGCCTGGTCGCCGATGAGAACGCGGTCAACTCGGTGCCGTCGGCGGACAACGTTGATCAGATGGTGGAAGGCTGGCTGGTGGCGGAGGCGCTGGAGCGTCTCTCGCCGGAACACCGGGCGGTCATCCAGGCGATGTACTACGAAGGGCAGAGCGTGGCCGACGCGTCACGGAAGCTGTCCGTGCCCGAGGGCACTGTCAAATCGCGCGCGTACTACGCGGTCCGCGCGCTGCGCACCGTCTTCGAGGAGATGGGGATGTTGCGATGA
- a CDS encoding zf-HC2 domain-containing protein: MSDLDEHGSLHRLLGGYLLGGLDEADTDRLDEHLRDCADCRAELDRLAPVPEMLQHLPDARHLGGGAPLAVSPAARPSPQNIEGLLSRMRAEQHKEVRTNRVRWLAAAAVVLIAAAAIGYGIFTNNSAPQGPPEAIPSAELVTARFEAAPGSSLTGSAAVTQKSWGVAVALDVARMSGDAPFLCLVRNKAGATEQAAVWGDTPDGKAKVSGASSFPVNDVDAILITDKNGKLIGTAPLT; encoded by the coding sequence ATGAGCGACCTGGACGAACACGGCAGCCTGCACAGGTTGCTCGGCGGATATCTCCTCGGCGGCCTCGACGAGGCCGACACCGATCGCCTCGACGAACACCTGCGGGACTGCGCCGATTGCCGTGCCGAACTGGACCGGCTGGCGCCCGTACCGGAAATGTTGCAGCACCTGCCGGACGCGCGGCACCTGGGTGGCGGCGCGCCGCTCGCGGTGAGCCCGGCCGCCCGGCCGAGTCCGCAGAACATCGAGGGCCTGCTCAGCAGGATGCGGGCCGAGCAGCACAAGGAAGTCCGGACCAACCGGGTCCGGTGGCTGGCCGCCGCCGCAGTCGTGCTGATCGCGGCAGCCGCGATCGGCTACGGGATCTTCACGAACAACTCCGCGCCGCAGGGTCCCCCGGAGGCCATCCCGAGCGCCGAGCTGGTCACCGCTCGGTTCGAGGCGGCGCCGGGCAGCAGCCTGACCGGTTCCGCGGCGGTCACCCAGAAGAGCTGGGGGGTCGCGGTGGCACTGGATGTGGCCCGGATGAGCGGCGATGCGCCGTTCCTCTGCCTGGTGCGCAACAAGGCGGGCGCGACCGAGCAGGCGGCGGTCTGGGGTGACACGCCGGACGGCAAGGCGAAGGTGAGCGGGGCGAGCTCGTTCCCGGTGAACGACGTCGACGCGATCTTGATAACCGACAAGAACGGCAAATTGATCGGTACGGCGCCGCTCACCTGA
- a CDS encoding response regulator transcription factor — MPTVLIADDEVDHRDLLALALRRLGHTVVTAGDAEEALAVLAGGEVDVALIDVRMPGESGVELCRRLRRDLRTESLPIMMISADVQHHQVMTALHAGADDYLAKPFSRAELGSRLEDLMRRSPAPALRSTAAARAAATAARQTLWMKQRTVELRRTA; from the coding sequence GTGCCCACCGTGTTGATCGCCGATGACGAGGTCGACCATCGGGACCTGCTCGCCCTCGCCCTGCGTCGCCTCGGGCACACCGTGGTGACGGCCGGGGACGCCGAGGAGGCGCTCGCGGTGCTGGCCGGCGGTGAGGTGGACGTCGCGCTCATCGACGTGCGGATGCCGGGTGAGTCCGGCGTCGAACTGTGCCGGCGCCTGCGGCGCGATCTGCGTACCGAATCGCTCCCGATCATGATGATCAGCGCTGACGTGCAGCACCACCAGGTCATGACGGCGCTGCACGCGGGCGCCGACGACTACCTCGCCAAGCCGTTCAGCCGGGCCGAGCTCGGGAGCCGGCTGGAGGACCTGATGCGGCGATCGCCGGCGCCGGCACTGCGCTCCACCGCCGCCGCACGGGCCGCCGCGACGGCGGCCCGGCAGACGCTGTGGATGAAGCAACGGACCGTCGAGCTCCGTCGCACCGCGTGA
- a CDS encoding NADPH:quinone reductase yields MRAAVFHESGPAASVLQLTERRLPRVGAGEVRVRIVLSAVNPTDTGTRAGRGVPDGIDPPRVPNQDGTGVVDALGEGVGGLEPGDRVWVWDAAYRRADGTAQEYVTLPRHQVVRMNDDIPIEVGAALGIPALTAHRCLTVASDGPDRLAPGALAGRTVLVAGGAGAVGNAAIQLAKWAGATVLTTVSSKEKAELATAAGADAVIDYREEDVAARIRELSATGPQVIVEVSTGNLDLDLDVVAPGGNIAIYVAGKFSMPSFKAMLKNVSLDFVLTYTTTPEEKANAVAAVAEAVNAGAFRVGEDAGLPLHRFPLERIAEAHEAVENNAVGKVVIEVTTL; encoded by the coding sequence ATGCGTGCTGCCGTTTTCCACGAGTCCGGTCCCGCCGCTTCGGTTCTTCAGCTCACCGAGCGACGCCTGCCGCGCGTCGGCGCCGGTGAGGTGCGGGTCCGCATCGTTCTCTCCGCTGTGAACCCGACCGACACCGGCACCCGGGCAGGTCGCGGGGTGCCGGACGGCATCGATCCACCGCGGGTGCCGAACCAGGACGGCACGGGTGTCGTCGACGCGCTCGGCGAGGGGGTCGGCGGTCTGGAGCCCGGTGATCGGGTCTGGGTGTGGGACGCGGCTTACCGGCGGGCGGACGGGACCGCTCAGGAGTACGTGACGCTGCCCCGCCACCAGGTCGTCCGGATGAACGACGACATCCCGATCGAGGTGGGCGCCGCGCTCGGCATCCCGGCACTGACCGCGCACCGCTGCCTCACCGTGGCGAGTGACGGCCCGGACCGGCTGGCCCCGGGCGCCTTGGCGGGCCGGACCGTGCTGGTCGCGGGCGGTGCCGGAGCGGTCGGCAACGCGGCGATCCAGTTGGCCAAGTGGGCGGGCGCGACGGTGCTGACCACGGTCAGCTCGAAGGAGAAGGCGGAGCTGGCGACCGCTGCCGGCGCCGACGCGGTGATCGACTACCGCGAGGAGGACGTGGCGGCGCGGATCCGCGAGCTGAGCGCGACCGGGCCGCAGGTGATCGTCGAGGTGAGCACCGGCAACCTCGACCTGGACCTGGACGTGGTGGCGCCGGGTGGCAACATCGCGATCTACGTGGCCGGGAAGTTCAGCATGCCCAGCTTCAAGGCGATGCTGAAGAACGTCAGCCTCGACTTCGTGCTCACCTATACGACGACGCCGGAGGAGAAGGCGAACGCGGTGGCGGCGGTGGCCGAGGCGGTCAACGCCGGCGCCTTCCGGGTGGGGGAGGACGCCGGTCTGCCACTGCACCGGTTCCCGCTGGAGCGGATCGCCGAGGCCCACGAGGCGGTGGAGAACAACGCCGTCGGCAAGGTGGTCATCGAGGTGACGACGCTTTAG